In Porites lutea chromosome 1, jaPorLute2.1, whole genome shotgun sequence, a single genomic region encodes these proteins:
- the LOC140930382 gene encoding E3 ubiquitin-protein ligase TRIM45-like, with amino-acid sequence MASEGLECSICCERFDEEKLCPRLLSCGHSFCSSCLEKLFIEYAINCPTCRTAVSVPAGVTGLPKNFSLLDVLQATPQTPADGNGDLRLCEVCDDEKHPATSCCLDCREDMCKDVARWHTRQKATREHRVVSLKEIKANPNLATTPLFCPEHNEQYRFFDEECNHVVCRDCVTLKHNGHKCLSLAEAASKYRQEIEVLATKASTHADEIKAAEARVAAVSLDLNTAYKKQTAQIKGTFKGLYAALFAREQALLNELEQLHKTKAFTLTEQRDRLRIFQACLESAVQRAMSTVQSGNTELLVARTDVVATFEAMEKQPLALEPQKGCVLNFNADLKQLLVLLNNTGMVSDKSTCAATTTAEGSGLRLAIQNREVSFTITARDAQGCLRSVGGDLFVVELTQNKEVEFKCKVEDGNDGTYVVTYTSPADSKGNLRLSVLLRGSHIKGSPFSVNVTDAPVGKLFCYNCGIQKNSMIYYKNNHKPSVYIALCFPDCVGRVALLRSSWTKSCAHFE; translated from the exons ATGGCGTCTGAGGGACTGGAGTGTTCAATTTGCTGCGAACGTTTTGATGAGGAAAAACTCTGCCCACGTTTACTGAGTTGCGGTCACAGCTTTTGCTCAAGCTGCTTGGAGAAGTTGTTCATAGAGTATGCAATTAACTGCCCCACCTGCAGGACTGCAGTTTCTGTGCCGGCTGGTGTCACAGGACTCCCAAAGAATTTTTCCCTACTAGACGTCTTACAAGCCACTCCACAGACTCCAGCAGATGGCAATGGAGATTTACGCCTTTGTGAAGTTTGTGATGATGAGAAGCATCCTGCGACATCCTGTTGTTTGGATTGCAGAGAGGATATGTGCAAGGATGTAGCTCGATGGCATACTCGTCAGAAGGCAACTCGTGAGCACCGTGTTGTATCCCTGAAGGAAATAAAGGCAAACCCAAACCTGGCAACCACACCACTATTCTGCCCAGAACATAATGAGCAATACCGCTTCTTTGATGAAGAATGCAATCATGTCGTGTGCAGGGATTGTGTTACTCTTAAGCATAATGGACACAAGTGTTTATCACTAGCTGAAGCTGCTTCAAAGTATCGGCAGGAGATCGAAGTACTTGCGACCAAAGCCAGCACCCATGCCGATGAAATTAAAGCCGCAGAAGCGCGAGTGGCGGCTGTAAGTCTGGACCTGAATACGGCGTACAAGAAACAGACTGCACAAATTAAAGGTACCTTCAAAGGG CTTTATGCTGCCCTATTTGCCAGAGAACAAGCTCTCTTGAATGAACTGGAGCAGTTACACAAGACCAAAGCATTCACACTCACAGAACAACGAGACCGTCTGCGGATATTCCAAGCCTGCCTAGAGAGTGCCGTCCAGCGTGCCATGTCCACAGTCCAATCAGGCAACACTGAGCTCCTAGTCGCGCGGACTGACGTAGTAGCGACTTTCGAGGCGATGGAGAAACAACCCCTTGCCCTTGAACCACAAAAAGGTTGTGTATTAAATTTCAACGCTGACCTCAAGCAACTGCTTGTCCTTCTTAATAACACCGGCATGGTCAGTGATAAGTCTACATGCGCAGCCACCACCACCGCTGAAGGTTCAGGCTTGCGTCTGGCAATACAAAATAGAGAGGTTTCATTCACTATCACGGCACGCGATGCCCAAGGATGTCTCCGTAGTGTTGGAGGTGACTTGTTCGTGGTGGAACTTACACAAAATAAGGAAGTTGAGTTTAAATGTAAAGTGGAAGACGGAAATGACGGTACTTACGTGGTAACCTATACCAGCCCAGCTGATTCAAAGGGTAATCTCAGGCTTTCAGTGCTTTTACGTGGATCCCACATTAAAGGCAGTCCTTTTTCTGTCAATGTTACTGATGCCCCAGTTGGTAAACTATTCTGTTACAACTGTGgtatacaaaaaaattccatgatTTACTACAAAAACAACCATAAGCCTTCAGTTTATATTGCCCTTTGCTTTCCCGATTGCGTAGGAAGAGTTGCGCTCCTTCGTTCTTCATGGACTAAGTCTTGTGCCCATTTTGAATAA